The Cyclobacteriaceae bacterium DNA segment ATCAGTACGGAAGTATCACGAAAGGAAAAATAGCCAATGTGTTTATTACCAAACCTATTCCTTCTGTTGCTTACCTTCCATATGCATTTGGTAGTAACGTAGTGGATACGGTAATCCTAAATGGCAAAGTCGTATAGTCTACCCAAATGACTCAAATCCAAACACCTAATTCTACTACGGTTTTCTTACCTCAACGGAGAATGTGATGGTACTGCTTATAGAGGCAGCTACCGAGCAATATTTTTCCAGCGATAGCGCTGCCACTTTGTTCAGCTCCTCTTCCTCAACATCGGGAGAGGTGATGATGTATTTGCAATGAATGTCGGTGAACCTGCGAGGGGTTTCATCCCTGCGGGTGCCCGTGGTTTCGATCACAAAGTCGGTTATGGTCTTTTTTCTTTTTTTAAGAATAAGTACGATATCCACCGCGCCACATCCGGCTACCGATGAAAGCAAAAGTTCAGTGGGTGATTGTGCTTGCTTTTTATCGGCTGAGCGCATATCCATCCGTACGGCATGTCCTGCCGCATTGGTGGCTTCATACACCTCATCTTCAAG contains these protein-coding regions:
- a CDS encoding OsmC family protein, with protein sequence MKIVTRMLEDEVYEATNAAGHAVRMDMRSADKKQAQSPTELLLSSVAGCGAVDIVLILKKRKKTITDFVIETTGTRRDETPRRFTDIHCKYIITSPDVEEEELNKVAALSLEKYCSVAASISSTITFSVEVRKP